Proteins encoded by one window of Natronomonas salsuginis:
- the nrfD gene encoding NrfD/PsrC family molybdoenzyme membrane anchor subunit: MSSQTPSVDDIVRPMQSTSKGYYIVFAVASVLALIWFGLWSIQLQRGLAVTNLADWGSAGGVTWGLYIGAFIWWVGIAHGGIILSAAVRLFGMKRYLPVARLAELLTIGALSMAGLYIVIHVGRPDRIVTSVVQAYPVTVHQSPLVWDVTVITMYMVMTLTYLGLTIRYDLARIRDDLPNILEPVYKIATIGYSEAEDEVVERIVWWLALGVIVMAPLLLHGGVIPWLFALLPSMPGWQGAIQGPQFLTIALTSAIAGVIILALVLRRAYNWYHILTDDVVRGLTLWLGLFGLLFLWLQLQQVITGVYAAPLDQRALAHAKISAPAYQFAIGVVVLSMAYIFAQAVNADFFSVRRSLAASLLMLAGTLTEKVLFVFEGLEYPTFDMYYNTPGHYFPSPIELGSLIGTIAICVLFFLIVLKAVPVIELHAIEELRGEGHGHSEADD; encoded by the coding sequence ATGTCGTCGCAAACACCTTCCGTCGACGACATTGTTCGCCCGATGCAGAGCACCTCGAAGGGATACTACATCGTCTTCGCGGTCGCCAGCGTCCTCGCGCTCATCTGGTTCGGTCTCTGGTCGATTCAGCTCCAGCGCGGACTGGCGGTCACGAACCTCGCCGACTGGGGCTCCGCGGGTGGCGTCACCTGGGGTCTCTACATCGGCGCGTTCATCTGGTGGGTCGGGATCGCTCACGGCGGGATCATCCTCTCGGCCGCGGTGCGGCTGTTCGGGATGAAGCGATACCTACCGGTCGCCCGTCTCGCTGAACTGCTCACGATCGGCGCGCTGAGCATGGCGGGACTCTACATCGTCATCCACGTCGGTCGACCCGACCGGATCGTGACGAGCGTCGTGCAGGCGTACCCAGTCACCGTTCACCAGTCGCCGCTGGTGTGGGACGTGACGGTCATCACGATGTACATGGTGATGACGCTCACCTACCTCGGACTGACGATCAGATACGATCTCGCACGCATTCGCGACGATCTGCCGAACATCCTCGAACCGGTGTACAAAATCGCGACGATCGGCTACTCGGAAGCCGAAGACGAGGTCGTCGAACGGATCGTCTGGTGGCTCGCGCTGGGCGTCATCGTGATGGCACCGCTGTTGCTCCACGGTGGGGTCATCCCGTGGCTGTTCGCGCTGTTGCCGTCGATGCCCGGCTGGCAGGGCGCCATTCAGGGGCCGCAGTTCCTCACGATCGCACTCACGTCGGCGATCGCCGGCGTCATCATCCTCGCGCTCGTGCTCCGGCGCGCCTACAACTGGTATCACATCCTCACTGACGACGTCGTCCGCGGGTTGACGCTGTGGCTCGGGCTGTTCGGGCTGCTCTTCCTGTGGCTGCAGCTCCAGCAGGTCATCACCGGAGTCTACGCCGCGCCGCTCGACCAGCGGGCGCTCGCACACGCGAAGATCTCTGCGCCGGCCTACCAGTTCGCGATCGGTGTCGTCGTCCTCTCGATGGCGTACATCTTCGCGCAGGCGGTCAACGCGGACTTCTTTAGCGTCCGACGATCGCTCGCCGCATCGCTGTTGATGCTCGCCGGCACGCTGACCGAGAAGGTGCTCTTCGTCTTCGAGGGACTCGAGTACCCGACGTTCGACATGTACTACAACACGCCGGGACACTACTTCCCGAGCCCCATCGAGCTCGGCTCGCTCATCGGCACGATCGCGATATGTGTGCTCTTCTTCCTCATCGTTCTGAAAGCCGTCCCGGTGATCGAACTGCACGCGATCGAAGAGCTCCGTGGCGAGGGCCACGGTCACTCGGAGGCTGATGACTGA
- a CDS encoding Mrp/NBP35 family ATP-binding protein yields MTEPESELEAQLREVEDPLVGEDIVTMGLINDVTIDDGTASISLAFNTPFAPAELELGDAIRAAVKDVGLEPDLYAQAGEEHGFDEEVMPNVRNVIAVASGKGGVGKTTVAANLAAGLEQMGARVGLLDADIHGPNAPRVLPVEDDPGVTPDEKIVPPTADGVKVMSMGFLLGEEDDPAILRGPMVNNVMTHFFENVEWGALDYLVVDLPPGTGDASLDLVQTLPVAGVVIVTTPQQMAVDDARKGLRLFEKHHTPVLGIVENMSLYHCPNCDDVHDPFGRGGAEEIAEAYEVDLLGQIPIHEDFGADGTASPAVKLEDSPVRESMIELIDTIADHVGEVNRRKVAGMLEVGREENRSPVDDSPQGGTPGSQGPPRGGQQGGPGPKL; encoded by the coding sequence ATGACGGAACCCGAATCGGAACTCGAAGCGCAGCTCCGGGAGGTCGAAGATCCCCTCGTCGGCGAGGACATCGTCACGATGGGCTTAATAAACGATGTCACGATCGACGACGGAACGGCATCGATCTCGCTCGCGTTCAACACCCCCTTCGCGCCCGCAGAACTCGAACTGGGCGACGCGATCAGGGCGGCGGTCAAGGACGTCGGGCTCGAACCGGACCTGTACGCTCAGGCCGGCGAGGAACACGGCTTCGACGAGGAGGTCATGCCGAACGTCCGAAACGTCATCGCCGTCGCCTCCGGGAAGGGCGGCGTCGGGAAGACGACGGTCGCCGCGAACCTCGCTGCCGGGCTCGAACAGATGGGCGCGCGCGTTGGCTTGCTCGACGCCGACATTCACGGGCCGAACGCGCCGCGCGTCCTCCCCGTCGAGGACGATCCGGGCGTCACGCCCGACGAGAAGATCGTTCCACCGACCGCCGACGGCGTGAAGGTGATGAGCATGGGCTTTCTGCTCGGCGAGGAGGACGACCCGGCTATCCTCCGCGGCCCGATGGTCAACAACGTGATGACGCACTTCTTCGAGAACGTCGAGTGGGGCGCGCTCGACTACCTCGTCGTCGACCTCCCGCCGGGGACCGGCGACGCCTCCTTGGACCTCGTCCAGACGCTCCCCGTCGCCGGCGTCGTCATCGTCACGACGCCCCAGCAGATGGCCGTCGACGATGCCCGGAAGGGGCTTCGCCTCTTCGAGAAACACCACACCCCCGTGTTGGGGATCGTCGAGAACATGAGCCTGTATCACTGTCCGAACTGCGATGACGTCCACGATCCGTTCGGCCGGGGCGGTGCGGAGGAGATCGCCGAGGCCTACGAGGTCGATCTCCTCGGACAGATCCCGATCCACGAGGACTTCGGGGCCGACGGTACGGCCTCCCCGGCAGTCAAACTCGAGGACAGCCCTGTCCGAGAGTCCATGATCGAGTTGATCGATACGATCGCTGATCACGTCGGCGAGGTCAACCGCCGCAAGGTCGCCGGGATGCTCGAGGTGGGTCGCGAGGAGAACCGGAGCCCGGTCGACGACTCGCCGCAGGGCGGCACTCCCGGTTCCCAAGGGCCGCCCCGAGGCGGTCAGCAGGGCGGTCCGGGGCCGAAGCTGTAG
- a CDS encoding transcription factor S, translating to MQFCDDCGSLTHADGDEMICSSCGAVQRKDAARAESFVSTEAQTDDDVIESSPDADFEGKPTANDVICDKCGHEKAWYAIKQTGAADEPPTRFFKCQECGYRWREYN from the coding sequence ATGCAGTTTTGCGACGACTGCGGCTCGCTGACGCACGCCGACGGCGACGAGATGATCTGTTCGTCGTGCGGTGCCGTCCAACGAAAGGACGCGGCGCGCGCCGAGTCGTTCGTCAGCACGGAGGCCCAGACCGACGACGACGTGATCGAGTCCTCGCCGGACGCGGATTTCGAGGGGAAACCGACCGCCAACGACGTGATCTGCGACAAATGTGGCCACGAGAAGGCGTGGTATGCGATCAAACAGACCGGCGCGGCCGACGAACCGCCGACGCGGTTTTTCAAATGCCAGGAGTGCGGCTATCGGTGGCGAGAGTACAACTGA
- a CDS encoding RAD55 family ATPase has product MDRIPFGIRRLDTTIDGGAPAGSVVLLSGEAGAGAREFVYTTALMNGLVERDPELFELYYGSLPEDVRVPPEVHYLSFTAEKRQLQSEMTLAMDEEIVDAAIDGVTFHDLSAEYFHLSPVPRAWYTEQANLISELGTGGDRKSVPAALGDTLTEHAPGNLVILDSIADLIDSPGDDLTGEDVPVLLKGISRAAAEWGGMVLVHVNRESLDEQRHGQLVDAADGTLLFEWESGGSTRGRTMVVKQFRGVLSRIEAEDIVRFETEISDAGFDISDVRKIR; this is encoded by the coding sequence ATGGATCGGATCCCCTTCGGAATCCGTCGATTGGATACGACGATCGACGGCGGTGCGCCGGCCGGAAGCGTCGTGTTGCTTTCCGGGGAGGCCGGGGCCGGAGCCCGGGAGTTCGTCTACACGACCGCGCTCATGAACGGACTCGTCGAGCGCGACCCGGAGCTCTTCGAACTGTATTACGGATCGCTCCCCGAAGACGTGCGCGTCCCGCCCGAGGTACATTATCTCTCGTTCACCGCCGAAAAAAGACAGCTCCAGTCGGAGATGACGCTGGCGATGGACGAAGAGATCGTCGACGCGGCTATCGACGGCGTCACGTTTCACGATCTCTCGGCCGAGTACTTCCACCTCAGTCCGGTCCCGCGGGCGTGGTACACGGAGCAGGCGAACCTGATATCGGAGTTGGGCACCGGCGGAGATCGAAAGAGCGTCCCGGCGGCGCTCGGGGACACCCTGACCGAGCACGCGCCCGGCAACCTCGTTATCCTCGACTCGATCGCCGACCTCATCGACTCGCCGGGCGACGATCTGACGGGTGAGGACGTACCCGTTCTCCTGAAGGGGATCTCCCGCGCCGCCGCTGAGTGGGGTGGGATGGTGCTCGTCCACGTCAACCGGGAGTCGCTCGACGAGCAGCGGCACGGTCAGTTGGTGGACGCCGCGGACGGAACGCTCCTGTTCGAGTGGGAAAGCGGCGGCTCGACGCGGGGGCGGACGATGGTGGTAAAACAGTTCCGCGGGGTGCTCTCGCGCATCGAAGCAGAGGATATCGTTCGCTTCGAAACAGAGATCAGCGACGCCGGATTCGACATCAGCGATGTCCGAAAGATCAGGTGA
- a CDS encoding beta-ribofuranosylaminobenzene 5'-phosphate synthase family protein, which produces MRVRVDVGARLHVGFQNLSLAHERLYGGVGVALESPRVALEAEPAVGIDCPDTLVGTYAERSCELLGVDGVSIDVVDALPRHVGVGSGTQTALATLAAVARAHGKPASVRELAPSLNRGGRSGVGVASFEHGGFVVDAGHPTERFTTAPPPAGEWTVPAITARHDLPEEWRFLVVLPDADEGRSGETEDESMRSVVENADPSIADSLATLLIRRLLPAAAEGRLEAFGDTVGDFGRLNGAWYADEQGGVYRPPAGRLIDELADSPAVRGVGQSSWGPAVYGVTDRSLAGDARDAADAALSSIGVDGGVRVVRPRNDGARITEIQ; this is translated from the coding sequence ATGCGCGTTCGCGTCGACGTCGGTGCTAGACTACACGTGGGGTTTCAAAACCTCTCGTTGGCCCACGAGCGGCTGTACGGTGGCGTCGGTGTGGCGCTCGAGTCGCCGCGAGTCGCCCTGGAAGCCGAGCCCGCAGTCGGGATCGACTGTCCCGATACGCTCGTCGGAACGTACGCCGAACGGAGCTGCGAACTGCTCGGCGTCGACGGCGTCTCGATCGACGTGGTCGATGCTCTCCCGAGACACGTCGGCGTCGGGAGCGGGACGCAGACCGCCCTCGCGACGCTCGCCGCGGTCGCGCGGGCACACGGGAAGCCAGCGAGCGTTCGGGAGTTGGCTCCATCGCTCAACCGCGGCGGTCGGAGCGGCGTCGGGGTCGCGAGTTTCGAACACGGCGGATTCGTCGTCGACGCGGGCCATCCGACGGAGCGGTTCACCACCGCCCCGCCGCCAGCCGGCGAGTGGACCGTCCCGGCGATCACGGCGCGACACGACCTTCCCGAGGAGTGGCGGTTTCTGGTCGTCCTCCCCGATGCCGATGAGGGACGAAGCGGCGAAACCGAGGACGAGAGCATGCGGAGCGTCGTCGAGAATGCCGATCCGTCCATCGCCGATTCGCTCGCGACGCTGCTCATCCGTCGGCTACTCCCGGCCGCCGCCGAGGGGCGGCTCGAAGCGTTCGGAGACACGGTCGGCGATTTCGGTCGTCTCAACGGCGCGTGGTACGCCGACGAACAAGGCGGCGTCTACCGACCGCCCGCCGGACGACTCATCGACGAGTTGGCCGACTCCCCCGCCGTTCGCGGCGTCGGCCAGTCCTCGTGGGGCCCCGCGGTGTACGGCGTCACCGACCGATCGCTGGCGGGCGATGCACGCGACGCGGCCGACGCCGCCCTCTCGTCGATCGGCGTGGACGGAGGGGTTCGGGTCGTTCGCCCCCGAAACGATGGCGCACGGATCACCGAAATCCAGTGA
- a CDS encoding rubrerythrin-like domain-containing protein: MRGAFGALGHVAASKRLVLPVIARLPFRWSLLAHTCAKMPNDLITRISPTPWDEGSAVRDCSFVHHHRNKCLHTTRHIRRRVISIETIVRNMRPSDVQTAVKMHECFKCGARVEDAAPGRCEECGGELLHLGRSRDL, translated from the coding sequence ATGCGGGGCGCGTTCGGGGCCCTCGGTCACGTCGCGGCTTCGAAGCGTCTCGTCCTTCCCGTAATCGCCCGGCTCCCGTTTAGGTGGAGTCTGCTGGCCCATACGTGTGCCAAGATGCCGAACGACTTAATCACCCGCATCTCACCCACACCGTGGGACGAGGGGTCGGCGGTGAGAGACTGTTCGTTCGTCCACCATCATCGCAATAAATGTTTACACACTACTAGGCATATTAGGCGTAGGGTCATCAGTATCGAAACTATAGTGAGAAATATGAGGCCGAGTGATGTACAAACAGCTGTAAAAATGCACGAATGTTTCAAATGTGGCGCCCGAGTCGAGGACGCTGCTCCGGGAAGGTGCGAGGAGTGCGGCGGCGAGTTGTTGCACCTCGGTCGATCCCGAGATCTGTAA
- the ilvD gene encoding dihydroxy-acid dehydratase, with the protein MGQQTPPKREPGDYGKDETLRSRDVTEGPERAPHRAMFRAMGFDDEDLASPIVGVANPAADITPCNVHLDDVADSAIEGIDEAGGMPIEFGTITISDAISMGTEGMKASLISRELIADSVELVSFGERMDALVTVAGCDKNLPGMMMAAIRTDLPSVFLYGGSIMPGQHDGRDVTIVQVFEGVGAYAQGEMSGEELDDLERHACPGAGSCGGMFTANTMASISEALGLAPLGSASAPAEDHERYAIARRAGELAVEVVEADRRPSDIISKKSFENAIALQTAIGGSTNGVLHLLALAAEAGIDLTIEEFDEISRRTPKIADLQPGGSRVMNDLHEVGGVPVVIRRLLDAGLFHGDAMTITGRTIEKELAVLEDEHGLPADDEIEADFLYAIDDPKEEEGAIKILKGNLAPEGAVLKVTGDDEFYHEGPARIFENEEDAMAYVQDGEIESGDVIVIRNEGPRGGPGMREMLGVTAAVVGAGHEDDVALLTDGRFSGATRGPMIGHVAPEAFVGGPIAALEDGDHVTVDIPERSLDVDLSEDELDARLDAREQPEPPYDGGVLRKYGDAFDSASNGAVTNPGIKRDE; encoded by the coding sequence ATGGGCCAGCAGACTCCACCTAAACGGGAGCCGGGCGATTACGGGAAGGACGAGACGCTTCGAAGCCGCGACGTGACCGAGGGCCCCGAACGCGCCCCGCATCGGGCGATGTTCCGGGCGATGGGGTTCGACGACGAGGATCTGGCCTCTCCGATCGTCGGCGTGGCGAACCCGGCGGCGGACATCACACCGTGTAACGTCCACCTCGACGACGTGGCCGACTCGGCGATCGAGGGAATCGACGAGGCCGGCGGGATGCCGATCGAGTTCGGCACGATCACCATCTCCGACGCCATCTCGATGGGCACGGAGGGGATGAAGGCGTCGCTCATCAGCCGCGAACTCATCGCCGACTCCGTCGAGTTGGTCTCCTTCGGCGAGCGGATGGACGCGCTGGTGACCGTCGCGGGCTGCGATAAGAACCTCCCCGGGATGATGATGGCCGCGATCCGGACCGACCTTCCCTCCGTGTTCCTCTACGGCGGCTCGATCATGCCCGGCCAACACGACGGGCGCGACGTGACGATCGTGCAGGTGTTCGAGGGCGTCGGTGCGTACGCCCAAGGCGAGATGAGCGGCGAGGAACTCGACGACCTCGAACGGCACGCCTGTCCCGGAGCCGGCTCCTGCGGCGGCATGTTCACCGCCAACACGATGGCGTCGATCTCTGAAGCCCTGGGGCTCGCGCCGCTCGGCAGTGCCTCCGCGCCGGCCGAAGACCACGAACGCTACGCCATCGCCCGACGGGCCGGCGAACTCGCCGTCGAGGTCGTCGAGGCCGATCGACGCCCCTCCGACATCATCTCGAAGAAATCCTTCGAGAACGCCATCGCACTCCAGACCGCGATCGGCGGTTCGACGAACGGCGTGCTCCACCTGCTCGCGCTGGCCGCCGAGGCGGGCATCGACCTCACGATCGAGGAGTTCGACGAGATATCCCGACGGACGCCGAAGATCGCCGACCTCCAGCCCGGCGGCTCGCGCGTGATGAACGATCTCCACGAGGTCGGCGGCGTGCCCGTCGTCATCCGACGGCTGCTCGATGCGGGGCTGTTCCACGGCGACGCGATGACGATCACTGGTCGAACCATCGAGAAGGAACTCGCCGTCTTGGAGGACGAGCACGGTCTCCCTGCGGACGACGAGATCGAGGCGGACTTCCTCTACGCGATCGACGACCCGAAGGAGGAAGAGGGCGCGATCAAGATCCTCAAGGGCAATCTCGCGCCCGAGGGCGCGGTGCTGAAGGTGACCGGCGACGACGAGTTCTACCACGAGGGACCCGCCCGGATCTTCGAGAACGAGGAAGACGCAATGGCCTACGTCCAAGACGGGGAGATCGAGTCCGGCGACGTCATCGTCATCCGCAACGAGGGCCCGAGGGGCGGCCCCGGAATGCGCGAGATGCTCGGCGTCACCGCGGCGGTCGTCGGTGCTGGCCACGAGGACGACGTCGCGTTGCTTACCGACGGGCGGTTCTCGGGGGCGACTCGGGGGCCGATGATCGGTCACGTCGCCCCCGAGGCGTTCGTCGGCGGCCCGATCGCCGCCTTGGAAGACGGCGATCACGTGACGGTCGACATCCCCGAGCGGAGCCTCGATGTCGACCTCTCTGAAGACGAACTCGACGCGCGACTCGACGCGCGCGAACAGCCCGAACCCCCCTACGACGGCGGCGTGCTCAGGAAGTACGGCGACGCCTTCGACTCGGCGTCCAACGGCGCGGTCACGAACCCCGGCATCAAGCGCGACGAGTGA